A region from the Ichthyobacterium seriolicida genome encodes:
- a CDS encoding tail fiber domain-containing protein, with the protein MLNIYGGTSNHFSGTYFSNNIKHKYYLVQTSKFIDTKVSLYASESILTDGSFLAVSDKRIKSIKGISDKREDLKKLLNIEITDYTMIDSIESGVRPFKKVIAQQVESIVPEVININKGTIPNVYELAKSISISNEGSTITTNKVHDFSVGDLIKVIIENDGERYVKVKRVIDSNRFLTEEVLDSKNKVFIYGKEVDDLRSVDYDGLTTLNISATQAVYDRVVGLEKENSILTKQLSTTNEKLISTKKELSSTKQKLDNLIKLLNKSNILNKDDTKVLIK; encoded by the coding sequence ATGTTGAATATCTATGGAGGAACCAGCAATCATTTTAGTGGAACTTATTTTAGTAATAACATTAAGCATAAATATTATTTGGTTCAAACAAGTAAATTTATTGATACTAAAGTTTCTCTGTATGCAAGTGAATCTATTTTAACAGATGGAAGTTTTTTAGCTGTATCAGACAAACGTATCAAGAGTATAAAAGGTATCTCAGATAAAAGAGAAGATTTAAAGAAACTCTTGAATATAGAAATTACAGATTATACGATGATAGATAGTATAGAAAGTGGCGTTAGGCCATTTAAAAAAGTAATAGCTCAGCAGGTAGAAAGTATAGTTCCAGAGGTCATAAATATAAATAAAGGTACTATCCCTAATGTGTATGAATTAGCTAAATCAATCAGCATTTCTAATGAAGGAAGTACTATCACGACAAACAAGGTTCACGATTTTTCTGTTGGAGATCTCATTAAGGTTATTATAGAGAATGATGGAGAGAGATACGTAAAAGTAAAGAGAGTTATAGATTCTAATAGATTTTTAACAGAAGAGGTTTTAGATTCTAAGAATAAGGTTTTCATCTACGGTAAGGAGGTAGACGATTTACGCTCAGTAGATTACGATGGACTTACCACTTTAAATATTTCAGCTACTCAAGCTGTTTATGATCGTGTTGTGGGCTTAGAAAAAGAGAATAGTATTCTTACTAAACAACTTTCTACTACCAATGAAAAGCTTATTTCTACCAAGAAAGAATTATCTTCTACTAAACAGAAGTTAGATAACTTAATTAAATTACTAAACAAATCAAACATCCTCAATAAGGATGACACCAAAGTTTTGATAAAATAA
- a CDS encoding collagen-like domain-containing protein, producing the protein MKRRLVFYFGFIFLLFLSVDSISKNFPNKLSYQLVIRKDDKLLRESTVSIRISIYSLNGKIEDVVYSEVHWSVKTDKNGLATLNIGEGIRSQGFSDSKLSDLSWSEDSYYIKSELDLTGKNNYSNALIKKSQLFSVPYAFYAADSPKTNVIDNLSSRVVSAALSANKGRDLEERKLDKIDIADNFNGGKGKVLSADRGKELYERVDKSETKIKKQEKELTAKKAELKNKIDNNQIINNLTTDDATKVLSAAQGKVLKAEIDTKLSISDIVNDLNTDTHDPKKVLSAHQGYELKKLIDKKAERGPQGVKGDSGAKGEAGPSGPQGPKGEQGDTGPAGPSGEKGDVGAQGPKGDPGPKGDPGPSGPTGAPGTPGKDGAAGLTGPMGPAGPAGPAGPAGPAGPAGPAGPAGPAGSQGEKGPQGLKGEDGVAGETGPAGPPGATGAVGPTGRDGAAGKQGPQGPRGPQGAPGATGIQGDRGETGPPGLSGPAGADGKNGERGERGPQGEQGPKGEKGETGAPGPTGVRGEQGERGPAGEKGDVGAQGPKGDPGPKGDPGPSGPTGAPGTPGKDGAAGLTGPMGPAGLAGAIGPQGVKGDSGAKGEAGPSGPQGPKGEQGDTGPAGPKGEKGDAGDQGDQGPKGDAGETGAPGPAGSQGPVGVAGPKGEKGEKGPQGLKGEDGVAGETGPAGPPGATGAVGPAGRDGAAGKQGPQGPRGPQGAPGATGIQGDRGETGPPGPSGPPGPSGPPGADGTNGKDGEKGDVGAQGPKGDQGPIGNTGATGPIGPTGAPGIPGKDGAAGLTGPMGPAGPAGSQGPVGVAGPAGPKGEKGEKGPQGPQGDKGLPGADGKDGNPGDPGPKGEQGIPGPVGPAGLAGKDGERGERGPAGIQGPQGLRGETGPAGAIGPQGVKGDPGPKGEQGPAGKDGEPGLPGLPGNPGLAGPKGADGKDGESGLPGPQGLPGPQGLPGPAGLAGAPGAKGPQGPPGPAGPAGAPGPEKIINDLTSGDTTSALSAKQGKVLNDDIKRSRLFVEGGNGNGNGNIITCWSGNKDRYDEIVSNSIGTRNMFLGINSGNDGKFSTTHNVAIGDNTLSSISNGSNSNVAIGSRVFQAAARVSNTVAIGHTAAAYANQLNRSIFIGHGSAPKENSSSSNEIVKHLLEMYLIKVKVIIQYLLGMTTLK; encoded by the coding sequence ATGAAAAGAAGGCTTGTGTTTTACTTTGGATTTATATTTCTGCTGTTTCTGAGTGTAGATTCCATTTCTAAAAACTTTCCTAATAAGTTGAGTTATCAGTTAGTTATTAGGAAAGATGATAAACTATTAAGAGAATCTACAGTTAGTATTCGTATTTCTATATATTCTTTAAATGGAAAGATAGAAGATGTTGTATACTCTGAAGTTCATTGGAGTGTTAAAACAGATAAAAATGGTTTAGCTACTCTAAATATAGGAGAAGGTATTAGATCTCAAGGGTTTTCAGATTCAAAATTGTCTGATTTATCATGGTCTGAAGATTCATATTACATTAAATCAGAGTTAGATTTGACTGGCAAAAATAATTATAGTAATGCTCTTATAAAAAAGAGTCAATTATTTAGTGTCCCTTATGCATTTTATGCAGCAGATAGCCCAAAAACAAATGTTATAGATAATTTGAGTTCTAGAGTTGTATCAGCTGCTTTATCAGCTAATAAAGGGAGAGATTTAGAAGAAAGAAAATTAGACAAAATAGATATTGCTGATAATTTTAATGGAGGTAAAGGTAAAGTTTTATCAGCTGATAGAGGCAAGGAGCTTTATGAAAGGGTAGATAAATCTGAGACTAAGATAAAAAAACAGGAAAAGGAGTTAACCGCTAAGAAGGCAGAGTTAAAAAACAAGATTGATAATAATCAAATAATAAATAATTTAACCACTGATGATGCTACAAAAGTATTATCAGCAGCACAAGGAAAAGTCCTTAAGGCAGAAATAGATACTAAATTAAGTATATCTGATATTGTTAATGATTTAAACACCGACACTCATGACCCTAAAAAAGTTTTATCAGCGCATCAAGGGTATGAACTCAAGAAATTGATAGACAAAAAGGCAGAAAGAGGCCCTCAAGGAGTAAAGGGAGACTCAGGAGCAAAAGGTGAAGCAGGACCATCAGGTCCTCAAGGACCAAAAGGAGAGCAAGGAGACACAGGTCCAGCAGGTCCATCTGGTGAAAAAGGAGACGTTGGTGCTCAAGGACCAAAAGGAGACCCAGGACCAAAAGGTGATCCAGGTCCATCAGGGCCAACGGGAGCCCCTGGGACCCCAGGTAAAGATGGCGCAGCAGGTCTGACTGGTCCAATGGGTCCAGCAGGTCCAGCAGGTCCAGCAGGTCCAGCAGGTCCAGCAGGTCCAGCAGGTCCAGCAGGTCCAGCAGGTCCAGCAGGGTCTCAAGGTGAAAAAGGTCCTCAAGGGCTAAAAGGTGAAGATGGAGTAGCGGGGGAAACCGGCCCGGCAGGGCCCCCAGGCGCTACAGGGGCAGTCGGTCCTACTGGTAGAGATGGAGCAGCAGGAAAACAAGGCCCTCAAGGGCCTAGAGGTCCACAGGGTGCCCCAGGTGCAACAGGAATACAAGGTGATAGGGGCGAAACAGGGCCTCCAGGACTATCAGGCCCAGCAGGTGCTGATGGCAAAAATGGAGAAAGAGGAGAAAGAGGTCCCCAAGGTGAACAAGGACCAAAAGGTGAAAAAGGTGAAACAGGAGCCCCAGGTCCAACAGGCGTTAGAGGAGAGCAAGGTGAAAGAGGACCAGCTGGTGAAAAAGGAGACGTTGGTGCTCAAGGACCAAAAGGAGACCCAGGACCAAAAGGTGATCCAGGTCCATCAGGGCCAACGGGAGCCCCTGGGACTCCAGGTAAAGATGGCGCAGCAGGTCTGACTGGTCCAATGGGTCCAGCAGGTCTAGCAGGAGCAATAGGCCCTCAAGGAGTAAAGGGAGACTCAGGAGCAAAAGGTGAAGCAGGACCATCAGGTCCTCAAGGACCAAAAGGAGAGCAAGGAGACACAGGACCAGCAGGTCCAAAAGGGGAAAAAGGAGACGCTGGTGATCAAGGAGATCAAGGACCAAAAGGAGACGCTGGTGAAACAGGAGCCCCAGGTCCAGCAGGGTCTCAAGGGCCAGTAGGTGTAGCAGGGCCTAAAGGTGAAAAAGGTGAAAAAGGGCCTCAAGGGCTAAAAGGTGAAGATGGAGTAGCGGGGGAAACTGGCCCGGCAGGACCCCCAGGCGCTACAGGGGCAGTCGGTCCTGCTGGTAGAGATGGAGCAGCAGGAAAACAAGGCCCTCAAGGGCCTAGAGGTCCACAGGGTGCCCCAGGTGCAACAGGAATACAAGGTGATAGGGGCGAAACAGGGCCTCCAGGACCATCAGGCCCTCCAGGACCATCAGGCCCTCCAGGTGCTGATGGCACTAATGGTAAAGATGGTGAAAAAGGAGACGTTGGTGCTCAAGGACCAAAAGGAGACCAAGGACCAATAGGTAATACGGGAGCTACAGGTCCTATAGGCCCAACGGGAGCCCCTGGGATCCCAGGTAAAGATGGCGCAGCAGGTCTGACTGGTCCAATGGGTCCAGCAGGTCCAGCAGGGTCTCAAGGGCCAGTAGGTGTAGCAGGTCCAGCAGGGCCTAAAGGTGAAAAAGGTGAAAAAGGCCCTCAAGGGCCACAAGGTGATAAAGGCCTTCCAGGTGCTGATGGTAAAGATGGTAACCCAGGAGACCCAGGGCCAAAAGGGGAACAAGGTATTCCAGGGCCAGTAGGCCCAGCTGGTCTTGCAGGTAAAGATGGAGAAAGAGGAGAAAGAGGTCCAGCAGGGATTCAAGGACCACAAGGGCTTCGTGGTGAGACAGGCCCAGCAGGAGCGATAGGCCCTCAAGGAGTAAAGGGAGACCCAGGACCAAAAGGAGAGCAAGGTCCTGCAGGTAAAGATGGTGAACCTGGATTACCTGGGTTACCAGGTAATCCAGGCCTGGCAGGACCAAAAGGTGCAGATGGCAAGGATGGTGAATCAGGTTTACCAGGTCCACAAGGTTTACCAGGTCCACAAGGTTTACCAGGTCCAGCGGGTCTAGCAGGAGCTCCAGGCGCTAAAGGTCCACAAGGTCCTCCAGGCCCAGCGGGTCCAGCAGGAGCTCCAGGGCCAGAGAAAATTATAAATGATTTAACTTCTGGGGATACAACAAGTGCCTTATCAGCTAAACAGGGTAAGGTTTTAAATGACGATATAAAAAGATCACGTCTTTTTGTAGAAGGGGGTAATGGTAATGGTAATGGTAATATTATAACGTGTTGGTCTGGTAATAAAGATAGATATGATGAAATAGTTTCTAATTCTATAGGAACTAGAAATATGTTTTTAGGTATCAATTCAGGCAATGACGGTAAATTTAGTACGACTCATAATGTAGCTATTGGGGATAATACTTTATCTAGTATTAGTAATGGTTCTAATAGCAATGTAGCTATAGGCTCTCGTGTATTTCAGGCAGCTGCAAGGGTATCTAATACTGTAGCTATTGGGCATACTGCAGCCGCTTATGCTAATCAATTAAATCGCTCTATTTTTATAGGGCATGGATCAGCTCCTAAAGAAAACAGTAGTTCTTCTAATGAGATAGTTAAGCATCTACTGGAGATGTACTTAATAAAGGTAAAGGTAATAATACAGTACTTATTGGGAATGACAACACTGAAGTAA
- a CDS encoding helix-hairpin-helix domain-containing protein: protein MYSFIFKSTMIKCYFIGLSFIFLRGLSAIAQDIPNIPSEKILLENILEYRDEGLQREGELILDELENISFNKININSTKEELLNSGLLDVFQVKNLMDYRMKNGYLLHLFELSSVKGFDGKALKSIIPFFKVDHVDRKISFDNIIKRGRNKIIMRQEFRSPIKDLEKYEGGAQKVYFKYDFKYYDLINMGLVAEKDVGESFNSSISPFGFDFLSFYLLLNDLYGFKRILVGNYHLNFGEGLALWSGYRSMKTAEVNKTFSFKRGIKPHTGTDEVNYFSGLACAYEWRDISLDLFYSKKDIDATLDDSDRITSFPTSGLHRTYSEISKKNKSTKVDFGAHISYDFTNGDIGITNMNTRFKNYVFSKSKDNLRGNNFSVISLDYRLFLSDYFFLGELSVNEVGAWAFIQKLQVNTGDNSKLSLVYRDITSEYYSFYKNTFQESNSHSEKGLYMGFEFDISKVKIKLYSDIYSLHKKNNYPFTRDNADFVMDISHDFNRDISHYIRFKYDEKEHVKSSLRYNIRYRFSEQLNLQTRVELSKYESDIGQMIFQDIKYNFSFFPLVLYLRAACFNTKWQNRIYAYENDIRGVFSVPPYRGRGLRYYILLKYNYEQMAFGIKYVQNNTNQETEYHLKSQIQFRF from the coding sequence TTGTATTCATTTATTTTTAAGAGCACTATGATAAAGTGTTATTTTATTGGTTTATCATTTATTTTTTTGAGAGGATTAAGTGCAATTGCCCAGGATATACCAAATATACCAAGTGAAAAAATATTGTTAGAAAATATTTTAGAATATAGAGATGAAGGTCTTCAAAGAGAAGGAGAGTTAATATTAGATGAATTAGAGAATATCAGTTTTAATAAGATAAATATAAATTCTACCAAAGAGGAACTATTGAATTCAGGTTTATTAGATGTTTTTCAAGTTAAAAATTTAATGGATTACAGAATGAAAAATGGTTATTTGTTGCATCTATTCGAATTGAGTAGCGTCAAGGGTTTTGATGGGAAAGCACTAAAGAGTATAATCCCATTTTTTAAAGTTGATCATGTAGATAGAAAAATATCTTTTGACAATATCATAAAGAGAGGTAGAAATAAGATCATTATGAGACAAGAATTTAGGTCTCCTATAAAGGATTTAGAAAAATATGAAGGAGGCGCTCAAAAGGTATATTTCAAATACGATTTTAAATATTACGATTTGATAAATATGGGCTTAGTAGCAGAGAAAGATGTAGGAGAGAGTTTTAATAGTTCCATTTCCCCTTTTGGTTTTGATTTTCTCTCTTTTTATTTACTGTTGAATGATTTATATGGATTTAAGAGGATTTTAGTTGGGAATTATCATCTCAATTTTGGAGAGGGTTTGGCTTTGTGGTCTGGATATAGATCTATGAAGACGGCTGAGGTCAATAAGACTTTTAGTTTTAAAAGAGGTATAAAGCCTCATACAGGAACTGATGAAGTTAATTATTTTTCTGGTTTAGCTTGTGCTTATGAGTGGAGAGATATAAGTTTAGATTTGTTCTATTCTAAAAAAGATATAGATGCTACTTTGGATGATTCTGATCGTATTACCTCCTTTCCTACATCTGGCTTGCATCGTACTTATAGTGAGATATCAAAAAAGAATAAATCTACTAAAGTAGATTTTGGGGCACATATCAGCTATGATTTTACAAATGGTGATATAGGTATTACCAATATGAATACTAGATTCAAAAATTATGTTTTCAGTAAGAGTAAGGATAATTTGAGAGGAAATAATTTTTCTGTTATCTCTTTGGATTATAGGTTGTTTTTAAGTGATTATTTCTTTTTGGGAGAGCTCAGTGTAAATGAGGTGGGAGCTTGGGCTTTTATACAGAAATTACAAGTTAACACTGGTGATAACTCTAAATTGTCTTTGGTGTATAGGGATATCACCAGTGAGTATTATAGTTTTTATAAAAACACTTTTCAAGAATCTAATTCTCATTCGGAGAAGGGCTTATACATGGGTTTTGAATTCGATATTAGTAAAGTAAAAATTAAGTTATACTCGGACATATATAGTTTGCACAAAAAAAATAATTATCCTTTTACTAGAGATAATGCAGATTTTGTAATGGATATATCGCATGATTTTAATAGAGATATAAGTCATTATATCAGGTTTAAATACGATGAGAAAGAGCATGTAAAAAGCAGTTTGAGATATAATATACGTTATAGATTTTCTGAGCAATTGAATCTTCAGACTAGAGTAGAATTATCTAAATATGAGAGTGATATAGGTCAGATGATATTTCAAGATATAAAGTATAATTTTTCATTCTTTCCATTGGTTTTGTATTTGAGGGCAGCTTGTTTTAATACTAAATGGCAAAACAGAATATACGCTTATGAAAATGATATAAGGGGAGTTTTTTCAGTGCCGCCTTATCGAGGCAGAGGACTTAGATATTATATTTTGTTAAAATACAATTATGAGCAGATGGCATTTGGAATAAAATATGTTCAAAACAATACTAATCAAGAGACAGAATATCATTTAAAGTCACAGATACAATTCAGGTTTTAA
- a CDS encoding Ig-like domain-containing protein has protein sequence MDVLKKSIITLICIITLQCARTGFMLTGGAKDTIPPKAISFSPKNFSKNVKDNVIRISFDELIRIENVSKNVIISPPLKKMPKINPVSSPRDYISVELDVDSLKKNTTYIINFIKAIKDNNESNLLPELKYVFSTGDNIDSLTVKGTVQYSNKKDLPKDVTVMLYPIDENYTDSILYKELPTYMTNTRDSNYFEITNIKEGLYKLIALKSKSQQIKYSLKNDSIGFVVNTLKLPQDTSTFFKLNLFKELDTFDIQRPIHASKGKIQLLFKGTPRDIDVKRISPVKNDSIRDLFIRSFTGDTIDYWFEREEQDSITFEISRNKIPIDTVSVDLKRQKEQDFTINPNIKGTLHITEKLSFKTNKPIYAINDSCISIVDKDSISIPLHLEINKLKDQVAILFDTQEKQEYKLELLPGAIESIFKERNDTINTSFRTISKIDYGSIKITLNKIPEKNIIIELMDGNKVIRRASCKNGEKTYLFEYLQPKHYSFRIIVDDNDNDRWDTGNHVKNLLPEEIIYYKDSITVKSNWDIEEKWDLF, from the coding sequence ATGGACGTACTTAAAAAATCTATTATCACTCTTATATGTATAATTACGCTCCAATGTGCACGTACTGGATTTATGTTAACAGGAGGAGCAAAAGATACCATCCCACCTAAAGCCATATCATTTTCACCTAAAAATTTCAGTAAAAATGTTAAAGACAATGTGATAAGAATATCATTTGACGAATTGATTAGAATAGAAAATGTATCTAAAAATGTAATAATATCTCCTCCTCTAAAAAAAATGCCGAAGATAAATCCAGTATCCTCTCCTAGGGATTATATATCCGTGGAATTAGACGTAGATTCTTTAAAAAAGAATACTACTTATATCATAAATTTTATAAAAGCCATAAAGGATAATAACGAATCTAATCTCTTGCCAGAATTAAAATATGTCTTTTCAACTGGTGATAATATAGACTCCTTAACTGTAAAGGGAACCGTACAATATTCAAATAAAAAAGATTTACCAAAAGACGTTACGGTAATGCTCTACCCAATAGATGAAAATTATACAGATTCTATTTTATACAAAGAACTCCCTACGTATATGACCAACACAAGAGACAGTAATTATTTTGAAATAACCAATATAAAAGAAGGACTGTACAAACTAATAGCATTAAAGAGTAAATCTCAACAAATAAAATACAGTCTCAAAAACGACAGTATAGGGTTTGTAGTAAATACACTAAAACTACCACAGGACACAAGCACCTTTTTTAAGCTAAACTTATTCAAAGAGTTGGATACTTTTGATATACAAAGACCTATACACGCTTCTAAAGGCAAGATTCAACTACTATTCAAAGGAACGCCTAGAGACATAGATGTAAAAAGAATAAGTCCTGTAAAAAACGATAGTATTAGAGACCTATTTATCAGATCATTCACAGGAGACACCATAGATTATTGGTTCGAACGAGAAGAACAAGATAGTATAACCTTTGAAATATCTAGAAATAAAATACCTATAGACACAGTATCTGTAGACTTGAAAAGACAGAAAGAACAAGACTTTACAATTAATCCCAACATAAAAGGAACGCTTCACATAACAGAAAAGTTATCTTTTAAAACTAATAAACCCATATATGCTATAAATGATAGTTGTATATCTATAGTTGATAAAGACTCCATAAGTATTCCTTTGCACTTGGAAATAAACAAACTGAAAGACCAAGTAGCTATATTATTTGACACCCAAGAGAAACAAGAATACAAATTAGAATTACTTCCAGGAGCTATAGAAAGTATCTTTAAAGAAAGGAATGATACTATAAATACTAGTTTTAGGACTATTTCAAAAATAGATTACGGAAGTATAAAAATAACATTGAATAAAATCCCAGAAAAAAATATCATCATAGAGTTAATGGATGGAAATAAAGTCATAAGACGAGCCTCTTGTAAAAATGGTGAAAAAACATATCTCTTTGAGTATCTACAACCCAAACACTATTCTTTCAGAATAATAGTAGATGACAATGACAACGATAGATGGGATACTGGAAACCATGTTAAAAACCTTCTCCCAGAAGAAATAATCTACTATAAAGATTCTATAACAGTAAAATCAAATTGGGATATAGAAGAGAAATGGGATTTATTCTAA
- the miaA gene encoding tRNA (adenosine(37)-N6)-dimethylallyltransferase MiaA, with amino-acid sequence MNKKYLIAVLGPTAIGKTTLSIRLAKYFNTEIISCDSRQFFKELKIGAAPPSDFELSQVNHHFIANKSICDHYDVGLFENEGLLVLREIFQRKDIVIMVGGSGLYANSLIYGLDDFPKIPIEVREDINNKYREKGLSFILEMLEGLDPIYFERVDKSNHMRIIRALGVSIYTGKPYSDYLGKKTKKRFFTSVQIGLNIDRDILYSQIESRVDGMIECGLVQEVESLVKYRDKNALNTVGYKELFKYLDRECSLEESVKEIKKNTRNFAKRQLTWFRKNRDLKWFDPMDFQEIVKYCKDMIL; translated from the coding sequence ATGAATAAAAAATACTTAATAGCTGTTTTAGGACCTACGGCCATAGGCAAAACCACTTTGAGTATCAGATTAGCGAAATATTTCAATACTGAGATTATATCGTGTGATTCACGTCAGTTTTTTAAGGAGTTAAAAATAGGAGCTGCACCTCCCTCTGATTTTGAATTAAGCCAGGTAAATCATCATTTTATAGCTAATAAGAGTATTTGTGATCATTATGATGTAGGCCTATTTGAAAACGAAGGACTCTTGGTATTAAGAGAAATTTTCCAGAGAAAAGATATAGTTATAATGGTCGGAGGCTCTGGTCTTTATGCTAATTCTTTAATATATGGATTAGATGATTTTCCTAAAATTCCAATTGAAGTTAGAGAGGATATAAATAATAAGTATAGAGAAAAAGGATTATCGTTTATATTGGAGATGTTAGAAGGGTTAGATCCCATTTATTTTGAACGTGTAGATAAGAGTAATCACATGCGTATAATTAGGGCTTTGGGGGTATCTATTTATACGGGAAAGCCTTATTCTGATTATTTGGGCAAAAAAACTAAAAAACGGTTTTTTACTAGTGTACAAATAGGATTGAATATAGATAGGGATATATTGTATTCTCAAATTGAATCCAGAGTAGATGGAATGATAGAATGTGGGTTAGTCCAAGAAGTAGAATCACTAGTGAAATACAGAGATAAAAATGCTTTAAACACCGTCGGTTATAAAGAGTTATTTAAGTATTTAGATCGAGAGTGTTCCTTGGAGGAATCAGTTAAAGAGATAAAAAAGAACACTAGAAATTTTGCTAAGAGACAGCTCACTTGGTTTAGAAAAAATAGAGATTTAAAGTGGTTTGATCCTATGGATTTTCAAGAAATTGTAAAGTACTGTAAAGATATGATACTATAG
- the cmk gene encoding (d)CMP kinase — translation MKKLIIAVDGYSSTGKSTIARGLAKHFGYTFIDTGAMYRAVTFYCIQEQLFSNSSVDEDKILDHLDKINISFAWNEKTKRSDIFLNGKNIEGEIRSMSVSELVSKVAQLKEVRKNMISHQREMGRDKSVVLDGRDIGSVVFPNADIKFFIVADTDIRAKRRYDELLSNQSDISFEEVKDNIIKRDREDTQRAESPLVKPEGAVVIDNTNLSIEEQLKKVISIVESRL, via the coding sequence ATGAAAAAGTTGATTATAGCTGTAGATGGTTATTCGTCGACTGGTAAGAGTACTATTGCCAGGGGGTTAGCCAAACATTTTGGGTATACATTTATAGATACTGGAGCCATGTACAGAGCTGTTACTTTTTATTGTATACAAGAGCAGTTATTTTCTAATTCAAGTGTGGATGAAGATAAAATATTAGATCATTTAGATAAAATAAACATAAGTTTTGCATGGAATGAAAAAACCAAGAGATCTGATATTTTTTTGAATGGTAAAAATATAGAGGGAGAAATACGTTCAATGTCTGTGAGTGAGTTAGTATCTAAGGTTGCCCAGTTGAAAGAGGTCAGAAAAAATATGATCTCTCATCAGAGAGAAATGGGCAGAGATAAATCAGTTGTTTTAGATGGAAGAGATATAGGTTCTGTGGTATTTCCCAATGCAGATATAAAATTTTTTATAGTAGCTGACACCGATATAAGGGCTAAGAGACGTTATGATGAGTTATTATCGAATCAAAGTGATATTTCTTTTGAAGAGGTGAAAGACAATATAATAAAGAGAGATAGGGAAGACACACAAAGGGCAGAATCTCCATTGGTTAAGCCAGAGGGTGCAGTGGTTATAGATAATACAAATCTCTCTATAGAGGAACAATTAAAAAAGGTCATCTCTATAGTAGAGAGTAGATTATGA
- the tilS gene encoding tRNA lysidine(34) synthetase TilS produces the protein MLEEFKSHISKEFPHLFSSKVLLAVSGGVDSMTMMSLFNSLKLNFSVAHCNFQLRGEDSNRDESFVIEESKKIGVSHFTKKFNTAEYSERFRISIQMAARELRYAWFEEIRKRENIDYIITAHHLDDELETFFINLSRGSGIKGLIGIPPRNGRIIRPMLPFTKQDILLFAEINKVCSMEDSTNNTNKYSRNFFRREVIPPIKKYCPNFLSFFSNTLAYLKDTHSIFQQKLSDVKNDILEIEGEITKINIEKLKKTGLASTYLHHILSEYGFSQISDIAESINGISGSVFYSSTHRLLRDREYFILTEISDIDNDNYFINENETILIKPISAVIEITDQIKILNNKDIAQLDLDKLSFPLILRRWELGDRFIPLGMRSSKKLSKFFKDEKLSILDKENIWVLCSDRDIVWVVGHRISNNYKITSHTHRVYQIELKNVD, from the coding sequence ATGTTAGAGGAATTTAAAAGTCATATATCAAAAGAGTTTCCTCATCTTTTTTCTTCTAAAGTATTATTAGCTGTAAGTGGAGGGGTAGATAGTATGACTATGATGTCTCTATTTAATTCTTTGAAATTAAATTTTTCTGTAGCCCATTGTAATTTTCAATTGAGAGGGGAGGATTCCAATAGAGATGAGTCTTTTGTAATAGAAGAGAGCAAAAAAATAGGAGTTTCTCATTTTACAAAGAAGTTCAACACTGCCGAGTACTCAGAGAGATTTAGGATATCTATACAGATGGCGGCTAGGGAATTGCGTTACGCCTGGTTTGAAGAGATACGCAAGCGTGAAAATATAGATTATATAATTACGGCACATCATTTAGATGATGAATTAGAGACTTTTTTCATCAATCTGAGCAGAGGCTCTGGCATAAAGGGATTGATAGGAATCCCACCGAGAAATGGAAGAATAATACGTCCTATGCTCCCATTTACAAAACAAGACATACTCTTATTTGCTGAGATAAATAAAGTGTGCTCCATGGAAGACTCTACTAATAATACTAATAAATACTCTAGAAATTTTTTTAGAAGAGAAGTAATTCCTCCAATAAAGAAATACTGTCCAAATTTCCTATCTTTTTTTTCAAATACTTTAGCCTATTTGAAGGATACACACAGTATTTTTCAACAAAAATTATCTGATGTAAAAAACGATATTTTAGAAATAGAGGGAGAAATTACAAAGATAAATATTGAAAAACTAAAAAAAACAGGTTTAGCATCTACGTATTTACATCATATACTATCGGAATATGGATTTAGTCAAATATCAGATATTGCAGAGAGTATAAATGGTATTTCAGGTTCTGTTTTTTATTCTTCCACTCATCGTTTGTTAAGAGATAGAGAATATTTCATATTGACGGAAATTTCAGATATCGATAATGATAATTATTTCATAAACGAGAATGAAACTATTTTGATTAAACCCATATCCGCTGTAATTGAAATTACAGATCAGATAAAAATTTTAAATAATAAAGACATAGCTCAATTAGACTTAGATAAGTTGAGTTTTCCTTTGATACTGAGGAGATGGGAATTAGGAGATAGGTTTATACCTTTGGGTATGAGGAGTTCTAAGAAGTTGAGTAAATTTTTCAAGGATGAAAAACTATCTATCTTAGACAAAGAAAACATATGGGTATTATGCAGTGACAGAGATATAGTATGGGTAGTTGGTCATAGGATAAGTAATAATTATAAAATAACTTCTCATACTCATAGAGTGTATCAAATAGAATTAAAGAATGTAGATTAA